From Roseateles sp. SL47:
CAGGCTTCGGCCGCATTGGGCGACTGGGCCAGCAGCGTGTCGAGCTGGGCCAACGCCTCCTTGAGCTTGCCTTCGCTGGTCATGAGCCGGATGTTCATGAGCTGGACAGCCAGGCTGTCCGGCTGCGCCTTCAAGGCCGCGTTGGCAGCGGCGCGGGCTTCGGGCATCTGCCGCTTGGCGATATACGCGCCCACCAGCGTGCTTTGCAGATCGGCCTCATCGGCCGGGGCGCCGAGGTGGCTACTGGCGAATTGCGACACCACCTCGTCCTGCTTGCCTTGCAACAGCAGCAGCCGCGCCTGCAGGGCCGACATGCCGTCGCTGGTGTAGCCCTGGGCTTTGGCCTTGTCGGCTTCAATCACGGCGCCGGGCAGATCGCCGGCATCAAGCAAGGCTTTGGCCAGCAGATAACGGGCCTCGCCCAAGGAGCCGTCTTTCTGCAGCGCGTTCTTGAGCTGGATGATGGCGGCCTTCGGGTCTTTCTTGTCCAGATGCTCGCGGGCCGACTTGACCATGTCCTGCGCCGAGTCGCCCATGCAGCCCGCCAGGGCACCTGCCAGCAGCAGGGTCGAGCCCAGCGCCAGGATGCCTGCGCCACGCGACAGCGGGCCGCCAGGGCGGCGGGGAGATGAGCCGTTCTTGAAATCTCGGGACATGCTTGTCTCTCTCGGATGCAATGATGCGTTCGGTGTGAGGCCGACCCTGCCTGATGCGCTCAGGTCTTGAGTCCGAGCCGCGCCATCAGGTCATACAGCGTGGGCCGACTGACACCCAGCAGGTCGGCGGCCTTGGCAATGTTGTTGTCCGTGCGGCCCAGTGCGGCCACCACGGCCTGTCGTTCGGCGCGTTCGCGCACGCTGCGCAGGTCCAGCTCGGTATCGTCCGAGAGCGGTGCATCGGGCACGGCCAGGCCCAGGTCGTCGGCGGTGATGCGTTCACCGTCGGCCATGATGGAGGCGCGCTTCATCAGGTTCTGCAGCTCGCGCACATTGCCGGGCCAGCGATGCGCCTCGACACTGCGGATGGCTTCATCGCTCAGGCGCAGGATGGGGCGACGCTGCTCCGACGAAAAACGCCGCAGGAAGGCATGCGCCAGCAGCACGGCATCCCCCACGCGGTCACGCAGCGGCGGGATCTCCACCACGATCTCGGCCAGGCGGTAGTAGAGGTCTTCGCGGAACAGGCCCTGGGTGATCTTGGCTTTCAGGTCCTGGTGGGTGGCGCCCACGATGCGCACGTCCACCGCGATCTCCTGCCTTCCCCCCAGCCGCTCGATGCTGCGCTCCTGCAGGAACCGCAGCAGCTTGGCCTGCAGCGGCATGGGCAGATCGCCGATTTCATCGAGCATCAACGTACCACCGTGGGCCGTCTCGATCTTGCCGACGGTGGTCTTGGTGGCGCCGGTGAAAGCACCGCGTTCATAACCGAACAGTTCGCTTTCCAGCAGTGCTTCGGGAATGGCCGCGCAGTTGATGGCCACGAAGCGCCCCTTGCGACGCGAGGCATCGTGCAGGGCCTGGGCCAGCAGCTCCTTGCCGGTGCCGCTTTCGCCCAGCAGCAGCACGGTGGCGTCGCTGGCGGCCACACGTTCGATGGTGCGGCACAGGCGCTGCATCTGAGGGTCCCGCGTCAGCAGCTTGCCGGTCGGTTCGCCCTCCTGCTGCGTGAGCAGGCGCTGGTTCTCCTGCTGCAGCTCATGCAGGCGCATGGCGCGCTCCACGGTGAGCGCCAGCACATCCGCGTCCACCGGCTTGGAGAGGAAATCGTAGGCACCCATGCGGATGGCCCGCAGCGCATTGTTCTGGTCGTTCTGGCCGGTCAGCACAATCACCTTGATGCCGGGATCCAGCTCGATGAGCTTCTCCAGCAGGCGAAAGCCTTCGGAGACGGAATCCTGATCGGGCGGCAGGCCCAGGTCCATGGTGACCACGGCAGGCTTGTGCCGACGAAACTGCAGCAGCGCAGTCGCGACGTCATCGGCCGTGACCGATTCGAAACGATCCAGGGACCATTTCAGTTGCTTCTGCAGGGCCAGATCGTCCTCGACGATCAGCAGCGAGGGTGGCTGGGCGCTCATCGGGCTTTCACGGCCGCATCACGGCCGGCATCGGAACCACCGTTGCCACGCTCGGGGCCGGTATCGGCAAAAAACAGCGGCAACAGGATCTTCACCTGCGTGCCTTGGCCGGGGGCGCTCTCCACGTTGATCTTTCCTCCAAGTTCCTGCAGGTACTGGTAGCTCTCGTAGGCTCCAATGCCCATGCCAGCACTTTTGGTGGTCTGGAAGGGCTTGAACAGGCGCTGGTCCATGAACTCCTGCGTCATGCCACAACCAGTATCCTCCACTTCCACCTGCGCATGGCTGCCCATTCGTTGTAAGCGGAGTAAAACCCTCCCCTCAATCGGGGTGGCATCCAATGCGTTCTGGACCACATGGCCGAGCACGCGTTCGATGCGTTCCTCATGGCCACGGGCGCTGACCTCGTCCCGCAGATCCAGCTCCAGCGCGCGCCCTTTGCTGACGGCTGCGGCCGCCAGACGCCGTGCGATGGGCACCAGCGCAACGCCCCCAGTGCTGCCATGGTGAGGCTTGTCGCCTTCGCGCAGTTGCAGCATCAGCTGGCGCATCTTCTCCAGCGAGTTCTCGACCGTGTCCAGCATGTCTTGCTGAAACTCCGGGTTGTCGCGCAGCCGCTTGGCGTTTTTCATCATCAACGACAGCTGGGTGATGATGTTCTTCAGGTCATGCACCACGAAGGCGGACATGCGGTTGAAGGCCTCGAACTTGCGCGCCTCCAGCAGGGCTTCGGTGGCCTGCATCTGCGCCAGATAGCTGGCGGCCTGCTGGGCAGCGGTGCGCAGCAGGTCGCGCACTTCCCAATTCAACTCCAGCCGCGTGCGCGGCTGCCCCAGCACCACCCAGCCGATGAGGGCACCGGCCTGAATCAGCGGCACGATCAGCCAATGCCGCTCATCGGCCGCCAGCGCGGGCGGCAGGGCCACGTGGTCATAGGCGGCGGGATGCTCGCGCCATTCCTGGATGTCGATGATCCAGGCGCGCGCCTGCAGCCAGCGCAGCAGCGGCTCATCCGGCACCAGGCCTTCGCGATGCTCCTGCAGATTCCAGCGGGCGGTCTGCACAAAGTCGTCGGAGGCCGGACCGCGGCGCAGCCACAGAGCTCCCGAGGGCCCTTCCACCAGATTGGCCAGGCCGTGGATGACCGATTCCCCCAGCTGCGCGGGCGAAGCGCTGGCCGACAACATGCCGGTGAAGCGCAGCCATTCCTGGCGATAGTCGTAGCGATAGCTGAAGAAATTCTTGCTGATGTACACCCGCAGCTTGGCCCGCATCGAGCCCGACAGGCCGATCAGCAGCAGCGCCAGCACCCCCACCGCCAGCAGCACCTGCTGCAGCGCCCGGCCCCATTCGCCGCCGGTGTAGCGCACGTAGTAGCCCAGGCCCGAAACCACCAGCAGATACACACCGACGATCAGCAGCGTGAGGGACTGGAAGGCGGCCGCCCGAGAGACATGCAGTTTGTCCAGCCACTTGCGGTGGCGCCGGCTGGCCAGCCACAGCAGCGGCACGGCCATGCTGTGCACCAGGGCGCGCACACTCAGTGCGTCCCCGTCGAACTGCTGGAAGAGCGACGCCTGCGAAAACACAAAGACGTCGAACACAAACACCGCGCCCAGGCCGAGACAGACCGGTTTGGCATTCCATCGGGCATCGCGGTCGATGTTGCGCAGCATCTGCTCCAGCAGCACCAGACCCAGCACGCCCAGGCCCAGCCAGGCCATGGCCATGGGGCGCTGCATCAGCATCACCGGTGTGTCACCCCACAGCCGCCACATGGGCAGGACAAGGGCCACGGCCACTGCGGCCCAGGCCAGCGCCTGCAGCGAGCGCGGCACGCCGGAAGGGCGACGTCCGTCCGCTTGTTGAGGGAGTTCCACCAAGGCCAGGATGAAGGCGAACCAGGCGGCATACCGCAGCACATCCACCACCGGCAGCACCAGTTGCACCAGCACATGGCGGTCGGACACCCAGCCGAGCGGTTCCACGGTGTCCAGCGCGGCCCACGCGGCGGTGAGCAGCAGGGCCGCCTGCAAACGCAGCGCCCGCCGGGGGTGACGCTGGAATTGCGGCCACACCACCACCGCCAGCGCCAGATGCGCCAGCAGGCACAGCACGCCGGAAGCGGCGGCCAGTAAAGAAGGAGAAGAGAGGTCGCTCAGCATCGCGCCAGGCGTGCCACCAGATCAACGGGGGATGCGACGACGTTGGAGCCAACAGGCGCCGAGCACTGCAATGACAGCCGCAGCAAAATCCGCCGCGACCGTCCTCGCACAGCGTCGCTCAGCGGGCGCCCCGGCCGGTCAGCACCACCGCCACGGTCTCCAGCATGATCAGGAGGTCCAGGAACAGGGTGTGATTCTTGACGTAGTACAGGTCGTACTGCAGCTTTTCGAGTGAGTCCTCGATGGTGGAGCCATATTCATAGCGCACCTGGGCCCAGCCGGTCACTCCGGGCTTCACACTGTGGCGCACCGCGTAGTAGGGAATGTTGGCGACCAGCTCGTCGACAAAGAAGGGGCGCTCGGGCCGCGGGCCCACCATGCTCATCTCGCCGCGCAGCACGTTGAACAGCTGCGGTAGTTCGTCGATACGCACCTTGCGGATGAAGTTGCCAACGCGCGTGACGCGGCTGTCGTTCTTGGTGGCCCACTGCGGCCGGCCGTCCTTCTCGGCGTCCTGGCGCATGCTGCGGAACTTGATCACCTTGAAGGTGCTGCCATTCAGGCCCACCCGTTCCTGGGTGTAGAACATCGGGCCGGACGATTCCAGCTTGATCAGCACCGCCGTCACCAGCATCACCGGCATGGAGGCGATCAGCAGCAGCAGCGACGAGACCAGATCAAACACCCGTTTGACGGCGCTGCGCAGCATGCCCTGGTTGAAGCCGTCGCCAAAAATCAGCCAGCCAGCGTGGACATGGCTGATCTTGATCTGGGCCAGGGTCTTTTCGAAGTAGGTGGCCAGGTCCACCACGCGGATGCCGTAGAGCTTGCAGTCCAGCAATTGGCGCATGGGCATGCTGCCGCCGCGGCGCTCGGACAAGGCAACGACGATTTCGTCCACACCCAGGCGCAGGGCAGCTTCGGTGAGCGATTCGTCGCCAGTGATGAGTTCATGGGCCGGCACCAGCGGGTCCACTTCATTGGGGCCTGGCAGGAATCCCACAATCTGGGCGTGCGGGTCGGCCGCGCGCAGGCTTTCGCTGACCGCCAGGGCAGGTGCGCCGCTGCCAAAAATCAAGATCTTGGTGCGGCCACCGTTCTGGGTGCCGGCGTGAGCGGCATAAACCCGGTGAATCATCACCATGCCAACAGCCAGCATGGCGGTGGTGGTGAGCAGTTCGCGGTGGGAGACGGTGGCGGGGATGAGGCTGAAGAGGCTGTAGGCCAGCGGCAGGCCGATGAGCAGCGCAAACAGGGCGCGGGCGCACGATTGCGTGAGCGAGCGCTTGTGAGACTGCTGATAGAGGCCGGAGGCCGAGTTGATGACAAACATGCCACCGGCCAGCGACAGGCCGTACGAGGCGGCAAAGGTCACCATTTGGTCGCCACTGCTCTGGCTGAGCGCAACAGCAAAAACCGCTGCCACGATGAGCCCCAGGTCAAAGAAGACCTGGATCAAGGTACGACGATGTAGGTAATGATTAAAAATTCGAATCATGCCAGTCCCCACAGCAGGTCAAGGCATCTCTTGGATGCTGGATCGACCGCCTGGCTTTCTCCTTGTCCACCCGCTACGCCCCTCACCATGGATACATTTGGCTACGTTTGCTGCGGGCGGATCATGCCTCCCGCCCCTTGGCTTGCGAGCCCCCCGTTTGCAGGGGCCGCCAACTTCAGGAGCTGAGGGAGAAATCCATCACGGATGTCCATCGCGTTCAGGTGCCCGAAATGCCCTTTTCACGACATGACGGCGCCATTGTCGGTAGGGGCGCAGGCGCGCAAACCCCCTGACTGAATGCTTTGGGGGTGCGGCGTGCGGGAATGCACGTGAGTGGGGGGGATCACCCCGCGATCAGGGGACAGGCGATGTCGGGTTGGGGATTGGCGGAACGCGCCGGTGTGGCGAGGGCTGGGCGAAAAAAAAAACGCCCACCGTGGGGTGGGCGTTGTGGGCCTTGTGGGCCTTGTGGGCCTTGTGTCGGGGGCTCCCGGACCCTTGGGGTCAGGGGGCCTTCCGAGGCAGGGATCGGCCGGGTTGGCGGACGCTAGAGGACGTTAGCGGACGACGGCGATTTGCTCGCGGTTGCCAGCCTTGTACGTGTACAGCGTCAGCGCGCCGTTCTTGATATCACCCTTCTCGTCGAAGGCGATGGTGCCGGTCACACCCTTGTAGCCTTCGGTCTTGGCCAGAACAGGCAGGTACTTGGCCGGGTCAGCCGAACCGGCCTTGACCATGGCAGCCACCATCACGTTCACAGCGTCATAGACATAAGGCGCGTAGATCTGGACGTCCACCTTGTAGTTCTGCTTGAACTTGGCCTTAAAAGCATCCAGCGACTTCTTGCTTTCGCCTTCCACACCACCCGCTTCGGCACAAACCACCTGACCGTCGGCCATGGTGCTGGCCGACAGCTTGGGCAGCTCGGCCGTGCAGATGCCGTCACCCCCCATGAACTTGGCTTCAATGCCCAGTTGCTTCATCTGGCGCAGCATCGGGCCAGCCACGGCGTCCATGCCACCGAAGAAGACCACGTCGGGCTTCTTGCCCTTCAGGGAGGTCAGGATGGCGGTGAAGTCCGTGGCCTTGTCGTTGGTGAATTCACGACCCACCACCTTGCCACCGGCCGCCTTCACGCCCTTTTCGAATTCGTCCGCCACGCCCTGGCCGTAGGCGGTCCGGTCGTCAATCACGGCAATGGACTTGCCCTTGACCGTGGTGACGGCGTACTTGCCCAGCGTGCCACCCAGATGCACGTCATCGGCCACCACGCGGAACGCGGTCTTGTAGCCGTTGCGGGTGTATTTGGGGTTGGTGGCAGACGGCGAAATCTGCGGAATGCCCGCGTCGCTGTAGATCTTCGACGCGGGAATGGTGGTGCCGGAGTTCAGGTGGCCGATCACGCCGTTGACCTTGGAGTCCACCAGCTTCTGAGCGGCCGCAGTGCCTTGCTTCGGATCACCAGCATCGTCTTCAGCCAGCAGCTCGAACTTGACCTTCTTGCCACCGATGGTCACGCCCTTGGCGTTCAACTCATCAATGGCCATGCGCGCGCCCAGCTCGTTGTCCTTGCCCAGGTGGGCAATGCCGCCGCTGGTCGGGCCCACGTGGCCGATCTTCACCACCTCCTGCGACATGGCGACACCGCTCAGGGTCATGGCGATAGCGCCCACGATCACATTCAGCTTGGTTTGCATCTAAGAACCTCCGACTCGGGAAATGTGGAATGACGTTGAGTTCTCAACGCGGCAGAACATACTCCGTTTCCACTGTGGGAACCATAGTGAAAATGCTGTGAACCGCTCCCTCCAACAGACGTTGTCGCGCGACGTTCACCTGGGCATTCCCCAATGGGCTTTTTGATCGTGCGCAACCGTCGTGCACACAAGCCCCCAACCAGTGCAATCCCCGACCACATCGGGGCAAAACGGCGAGTGCGGATTCCCGCACCACCCCATCACCCCACAGTGCGAATCCCCGCACACCCCTCAAAACGGACGCCTGAAAGCACCCCTCATCCGCGCCTCATCCGCCCGTCAATCCACCCTACCCTTCGCCGGATCAGCACGATGTCGCCGAGGCAGGGGCTGGGGCCTGTTTGCGGAAGTCAAGAAGGGAATGGCTGGCGAAGCCAGACAGGAATGACATGGAGCAAACGGGCCCCAGCCCCTGCCTTGGCAGCGAAGTCAAAGGAAGCGGACCCAAGCGCAAGGGAGACCACCGGCCCAACGGGGGCGCAGACGAGAGCAAAAGCGAACAGCCCCAGCCCCGCCGCCTCACGCGCCAGTACCGCCGGAGGCCCCACCCGCCAAGTTGAAGTGATTCACCGCCAGCCCCATTGCCTTGTAGGTCTTGAACCGTACCCGTCCGGCAGCGACCTGCTCCGGCTCGGTGGACACCAGCTCCAGCACCCGCTCGAAGCGTTCCAGCTCCGGCGGCGGTTCCGGCTCGAAATTCAGCAGTGCCTGGCATCCCACCAGGTCTTCCAGCCGATCGGACAACAGCACCGGCGTGCGCTCCCGCAGCAGCGTCGGTGTGCCGGGCTTCACCAGCACATGCGGCAGGAACTCCTGCGCGTCAAACGTCCACAAGGTCTGATCCAGCCGCTCCAGCAGCCGCATCGGCCCCCAGACGCCGGTTTTCAGGCCGGCCCCCAGGGTTTTGCGCAACAGACGGCAGGCGTAGGCCTGGCGGTCGGGAACCCCGGTGTAGAAATTAACTTCGGTCACCAGAATGCTCCCGCCCACGCCTTGCCATGCCACACCACCCGCCGTCCAGGGCCCGCTCAGCGGACCTGCGACAGCACGAAGTGGGTCAGCAGCCCCACCGGACGGCCGGTACTGCCCTTGGCAGCGCCGCCCTTCCAGGCGGTCCCGGCGATGTCCAGATGACCCCAACGGTACTTGGAGGCAAAGCGCTGCAGGAACTTCGCGGCCGTGATCGACCCCCCTTCGCGGCCGGCCACGTTGGCCACATCCGCAAAGTTGGACTTCAGACCTTCGGCATAGTCGTCGTCCAGCGGCAGGCGCCAGCAGGGGTCCAGCGCCGCTTCACCGGCGGCGCTCAGCGAGGCAGCCAGCTCGTCGTCGGTGGCATACATGCCGCTGCGCACACCGCCCAGGGCGATCACGCAGGCGCCGGTCAGCGTGGCCACGTCCACCACCACGGCCGGCTTGAACCGTTCCGCATAGGTCAGCGCATCACACAGGATCAGGCGGCCTTCGGCATCCGTGTTCAGGATTTCGATGGTCTGGCCCGACATCGACGTCACCACGTCACCCGGCTTCACCGCATTGCCGCTGGGCATGTTCTCGCAGGCCGCCACGATCACCACCAGGTTGATCTTCGGCTTCAGCTCGGCCACCGCGCGCAGCGTGCCCAGCACGCTGGCCGCGCCGCCCATGTCGAACTTCATTTCGTCCATGCCGGCACCCGGCTTGATCGAAATGCCGCCCGAGTCAAAGGTGATGCCCTTGCCCACCAGCACCACCGGCGCCTGGGTCTTGGCTGCACCGTCATAACGGGCCACGATGAAACGCGGCGCCTCGGCCGAACCCTTGGCCACGGACAGGAACGAGCCCATGCCCAGCTTCTCGATGGCCTTCTGGTCCATCACCTCGACCTTCAGGCCGTGGCTGCGGCCCAGCGCCTTGGCCTGCTCGCCCAGATAGGTCGGCGTGGCCACATTCGGCGGCAGGTTGGCGCATTCGCGGGCCAGCGCAATGCCGTTGGCCACGGCCTGGCCGCGGGTCAGGCCCGCCTTCACCGCCTTGGCATCGTCCTTGCCCACCAGCAGCGTGATCTTGGCCAGCTTGGCAGCGGCCGGTGCGCTCGGCTTGGTGGCGCGGTACACATACACCGCT
This genomic window contains:
- a CDS encoding TIGR03013 family XrtA/PEP-CTERM system glycosyltransferase, translated to MIRIFNHYLHRRTLIQVFFDLGLIVAAVFAVALSQSSGDQMVTFAASYGLSLAGGMFVINSASGLYQQSHKRSLTQSCARALFALLIGLPLAYSLFSLIPATVSHRELLTTTAMLAVGMVMIHRVYAAHAGTQNGGRTKILIFGSGAPALAVSESLRAADPHAQIVGFLPGPNEVDPLVPAHELITGDESLTEAALRLGVDEIVVALSERRGGSMPMRQLLDCKLYGIRVVDLATYFEKTLAQIKISHVHAGWLIFGDGFNQGMLRSAVKRVFDLVSSLLLLIASMPVMLVTAVLIKLESSGPMFYTQERVGLNGSTFKVIKFRSMRQDAEKDGRPQWATKNDSRVTRVGNFIRKVRIDELPQLFNVLRGEMSMVGPRPERPFFVDELVANIPYYAVRHSVKPGVTGWAQVRYEYGSTIEDSLEKLQYDLYYVKNHTLFLDLLIMLETVAVVLTGRGAR
- a CDS encoding branched-chain amino acid ABC transporter substrate-binding protein, with amino-acid sequence MTLSGVAMSQEVVKIGHVGPTSGGIAHLGKDNELGARMAIDELNAKGVTIGGKKVKFELLAEDDAGDPKQGTAAAQKLVDSKVNGVIGHLNSGTTIPASKIYSDAGIPQISPSATNPKYTRNGYKTAFRVVADDVHLGGTLGKYAVTTVKGKSIAVIDDRTAYGQGVADEFEKGVKAAGGKVVGREFTNDKATDFTAILTSLKGKKPDVVFFGGMDAVAGPMLRQMKQLGIEAKFMGGDGICTAELPKLSASTMADGQVVCAEAGGVEGESKKSLDAFKAKFKQNYKVDVQIYAPYVYDAVNVMVAAMVKAGSADPAKYLPVLAKTEGYKGVTGTIAFDEKGDIKNGALTLYTYKAGNREQIAVVR
- a CDS encoding leucyl aminopeptidase, encoding MDFRTLSASQDALASQTADALVVVIAGDTLPAGLDKTVTALVKDAIKLGDFELKAGQVVTLTRPAGVKAARLVVAASGGSLKAARAAVAAALGQVKGRGVAHAALSFVGFEAALTESLVEQAVLAAHEAVYVYRATKPSAPAAAKLAKITLLVGKDDAKAVKAGLTRGQAVANGIALARECANLPPNVATPTYLGEQAKALGRSHGLKVEVMDQKAIEKLGMGSFLSVAKGSAEAPRFIVARYDGAAKTQAPVVLVGKGITFDSGGISIKPGAGMDEMKFDMGGAASVLGTLRAVAELKPKINLVVIVAACENMPSGNAVKPGDVVTSMSGQTIEILNTDAEGRLILCDALTYAERFKPAVVVDVATLTGACVIALGGVRSGMYATDDELAASLSAAGEAALDPCWRLPLDDDYAEGLKSNFADVANVAGREGGSITAAKFLQRFASKYRWGHLDIAGTAWKGGAAKGSTGRPVGLLTHFVLSQVR
- a CDS encoding DNA polymerase III subunit chi — its product is MTEVNFYTGVPDRQAYACRLLRKTLGAGLKTGVWGPMRLLERLDQTLWTFDAQEFLPHVLVKPGTPTLLRERTPVLLSDRLEDLVGCQALLNFEPEPPPELERFERVLELVSTEPEQVAAGRVRFKTYKAMGLAVNHFNLAGGASGGTGA
- the prsR gene encoding PEP-CTERM-box response regulator transcription factor, whose translation is MSAQPPSLLIVEDDLALQKQLKWSLDRFESVTADDVATALLQFRRHKPAVVTMDLGLPPDQDSVSEGFRLLEKLIELDPGIKVIVLTGQNDQNNALRAIRMGAYDFLSKPVDADVLALTVERAMRLHELQQENQRLLTQQEGEPTGKLLTRDPQMQRLCRTIERVAASDATVLLLGESGTGKELLAQALHDASRRKGRFVAINCAAIPEALLESELFGYERGAFTGATKTTVGKIETAHGGTLMLDEIGDLPMPLQAKLLRFLQERSIERLGGRQEIAVDVRIVGATHQDLKAKITQGLFREDLYYRLAEIVVEIPPLRDRVGDAVLLAHAFLRRFSSEQRRPILRLSDEAIRSVEAHRWPGNVRELQNLMKRASIMADGERITADDLGLAVPDAPLSDDTELDLRSVRERAERQAVVAALGRTDNNIAKAADLLGVSRPTLYDLMARLGLKT
- the prsK gene encoding XrtA/PEP-CTERM system histidine kinase PrsK, which codes for MLSDLSSPSLLAAASGVLCLLAHLALAVVVWPQFQRHPRRALRLQAALLLTAAWAALDTVEPLGWVSDRHVLVQLVLPVVDVLRYAAWFAFILALVELPQQADGRRPSGVPRSLQALAWAAVAVALVLPMWRLWGDTPVMLMQRPMAMAWLGLGVLGLVLLEQMLRNIDRDARWNAKPVCLGLGAVFVFDVFVFSQASLFQQFDGDALSVRALVHSMAVPLLWLASRRHRKWLDKLHVSRAAAFQSLTLLIVGVYLLVVSGLGYYVRYTGGEWGRALQQVLLAVGVLALLLIGLSGSMRAKLRVYISKNFFSYRYDYRQEWLRFTGMLSASASPAQLGESVIHGLANLVEGPSGALWLRRGPASDDFVQTARWNLQEHREGLVPDEPLLRWLQARAWIIDIQEWREHPAAYDHVALPPALAADERHWLIVPLIQAGALIGWVVLGQPRTRLELNWEVRDLLRTAAQQAASYLAQMQATEALLEARKFEAFNRMSAFVVHDLKNIITQLSLMMKNAKRLRDNPEFQQDMLDTVENSLEKMRQLMLQLREGDKPHHGSTGGVALVPIARRLAAAAVSKGRALELDLRDEVSARGHEERIERVLGHVVQNALDATPIEGRVLLRLQRMGSHAQVEVEDTGCGMTQEFMDQRLFKPFQTTKSAGMGIGAYESYQYLQELGGKINVESAPGQGTQVKILLPLFFADTGPERGNGGSDAGRDAAVKAR